The sequence CCAATTTTTTGCAACTATTATATTAGCTATTTTTTCTACTTCATTAAGTGGAGTATAATTATATTGTTCAAGTTGAGTTACAGATTGGTCTAATATTTTAGCTATTCCTAACTCTAGCAAATTTTGAGTAAATGATAGATGTTTAGGTGATTTAAAATTACTAGGACAGAATATATAAAGAGGTTTGCCAGTGGAAGCTGCCTCACTACACATAGAAATCGAATCAGCAGTAGAAATTATGTAATCTGCCTGTGCCAACATACCAAAATAAGGGTTAGGTTTAGATTCTCCCTCTGTTGGATCATAAATAATAGCAGACGAAGGTACCTTATTTTTGATAATTTGTTTTGCTGAATTAGGAGTACGTCTACTAAAGCTAATAAACAGGGTATATTCTGCATCTTGATTTTTACTAATATTAGATAATATTGCAGCAAATTCACGAGCATTCTCGTCGGTAAACTGATAATTTTTGCTATTACCACCAATAATTACCGATATAAATTGCTTAAGATTTGGATAATTTTTATGTAATTCGATACCACCAGCCTGTATTTTTGCTTGGACATTATTAAGAGCCCCAGTAATTCTTAGTATATTCTTTTCATTTGTACATAGCTCTTCTCTGCTAACCTTATCGTGATGTGGTAAAATAATTAGGTCAAATTGCTCAAATGGTAGGTTAGGGTGCATAATTTGCACAATTTTTACTTTACCAGCAGACTTGTGTTTTAAATAACTTGCTAAAGAAGCAGTTCTTCTCCCAGCAGAAATTATTAAATTAGGAAACCCCTCCATTTCCCACGATTGTAACAGCTGCTTTTTTACATGGATAGGGCTGAAGGCTAATAAAAAATTTGGTAATTTACCCCAAAAATTATAGTCAACAGGTTTTAATTGGTAACCAAAACCGATTTTCTCTGCTAGAGCTATGGCTTGATTTACATTACCTACCCTGCTATCAGCTAATACCCAAATTTTAGCTTTAATAGTATACATGTTTAATAATTCTCATTTTTCTGGGTTGTTTAGTCGCAGCGAAGTTGCTTCCTATAAGTTTTATAACACTCTCCGCACTATACCTATTGCCACGAGATTTTTTTAAATCTTTGACTTTTTCTAGAGATAAAGATATGCTCATCATGATCTATTATTTATAGTTGAAAAATCTTTAACGGAATACTTACACTATTATCATTTATTATATTCTAGATTTTTTTACTTTTATTCAATTTTTTAAAATTTTCAATCATTTTACATATTAGCTAAAAGTAATTAATATTCAACTTATAACCTTTGCCGTATAATGGTTACAACGATAGAACCTCCTACAAACTTTTAATATTTATAGTACTATTCTTAATACAATTGTCTCACCCATCCTCCCAAATTAAGCTAATATTAGCTTAATTGATTATGACTTTTAAACTGTCATGTTATTCTGGCTAGCTATAAAGGTGTTGCATTACAAAACTTTTTATGTTTAGATTATACTGCTGGATACATAGTTTTTTCGGAAAAAAGAGATTCTCCGTTACATCCCGAAACTTTTTATTTATACGTGTTACAAATCTTTGAACGTTCACCAATAAAGTTGCTGATACAGAAAATCTTATTCATTTTCCCACTCAGGCAAGTATTATGATGCTTATTACAAGCAATAAATTCAGCGATATCTTTTTTGTTTTATGTACCAGTTCACAGGATCATTGTATACCAAGAAAGTGTAAAAAATCTCGCAATTCTTGACGAGCAGCTACATGTGATATACTA comes from Candidatus Tisiphia endosymbiont of Nemotelus nigrinus and encodes:
- a CDS encoding mitochondrial fission ELM1 family protein: MYTIKAKIWVLADSRVGNVNQAIALAEKIGFGYQLKPVDYNFWGKLPNFLLAFSPIHVKKQLLQSWEMEGFPNLIISAGRRTASLASYLKHKSAGKVKIVQIMHPNLPFEQFDLIILPHHDKVSREELCTNEKNILRITGALNNVQAKIQAGGIELHKNYPNLKQFISVIIGGNSKNYQFTDENAREFAAILSNISKNQDAEYTLFISFSRRTPNSAKQIIKNKVPSSAIIYDPTEGESKPNPYFGMLAQADYIISTADSISMCSEAASTGKPLYIFCPSNFKSPKHLSFTQNLLELGIAKILDQSVTQLEQYNYTPLNEVEKIANIIVAKNWVKS